In Edaphobacter dinghuensis, one genomic interval encodes:
- a CDS encoding SDR family NAD(P)-dependent oxidoreductase — protein sequence MEPYSGKSAIVFGGSSGIGLSTANLLRRRGARVTIADLNPPATKDSIDGISWICCDVREQQQVEAAVQAATTEDSLHWLVYSAGIQHYGTVIKTSADEYDLVQAVNARGAFLAAKASIPQMRQGGAIVLVSSVQALACQEGVAAYAASKGTLEALTRAMAVDHAGDNVRVNSVMPGTVDTPMVRSSANSLRGNGLVEQVLEEWGKSHLIQRVAQPEEVAQVIAFLLSDEASFLTGSSYRVDGGLLAQLPVRL from the coding sequence ATGGAACCTTATAGCGGAAAGAGTGCGATCGTCTTCGGGGGATCGTCAGGCATCGGGCTCTCTACGGCCAACCTCCTTCGCAGACGCGGCGCCAGAGTCACCATTGCAGACCTGAACCCTCCTGCAACGAAAGACAGCATCGATGGCATCTCCTGGATTTGCTGCGACGTCCGTGAGCAGCAACAGGTTGAAGCAGCAGTACAAGCAGCGACAACAGAAGATAGCCTGCATTGGCTGGTATACAGTGCCGGCATTCAACACTACGGTACGGTCATTAAGACATCGGCTGATGAGTATGACCTTGTACAGGCAGTGAACGCTCGCGGTGCCTTCCTCGCGGCAAAGGCATCTATTCCACAAATGCGCCAGGGAGGCGCTATTGTGCTGGTGTCGTCTGTTCAAGCGCTTGCGTGCCAGGAAGGAGTGGCCGCTTACGCTGCAAGCAAGGGAACGCTGGAGGCTCTGACGCGCGCCATGGCTGTGGACCATGCGGGGGACAATGTACGCGTGAACTCTGTGATGCCAGGCACCGTTGATACGCCGATGGTGCGCTCGTCGGCCAATTCGTTGCGCGGCAATGGACTCGTGGAACAGGTGTTGGAGGAGTGGGGAAAGTCTCATTTGATCCAGCGAGTGGCACAGCCGGAAGAAGTCGCACAGGTCATTGCCTTCCTGCTCAGCGACGAGGCGTCGTTTCTAACTGGATCTTCTTATCGTGTCGATGGAGGACTGCTGGCGCAGTTGCCCGTGCGCTTATAG
- a CDS encoding SMP-30/gluconolactonase/LRE family protein: protein MNPRPGNQREMHCLAAANDICGEGAVWHPEEASVYWTDINRRLLHRYTLRGSSIDTWQFDEPVTAVALTQDPEQLLIVLGGQIILWSTQFHRRSATLFQLPTWPMTRCNDARVGPDGALWFGTMQNNVLHDGGSIPVTQNLGELLSLEVNGQIKVWHTDIGIANTVAWSPYGDSFYFGDTLRNVIYTCEFDRDIGPSTQPVAFAKDFPRGLPDGSAVDSQGYLWNCRYGGSSIVRFAPDGSVAEVIEAPIKNPTTCAFGGPDLKTLYVTSAIAPDIDEGGLGGALFCMQVGVAGLPSNLFRL from the coding sequence GTGAATCCGAGACCTGGCAATCAACGTGAGATGCACTGCCTCGCCGCAGCTAACGATATCTGCGGCGAGGGCGCAGTGTGGCATCCGGAGGAAGCTTCTGTCTACTGGACCGACATTAATCGGCGCTTGCTACATCGATATACGCTTAGAGGTTCGAGCATTGACACATGGCAGTTCGACGAACCGGTAACTGCTGTGGCTCTTACGCAAGACCCCGAGCAGTTGCTCATCGTTCTCGGCGGCCAGATTATTCTGTGGAGCACACAGTTTCACCGTCGGAGCGCCACTTTATTTCAACTTCCCACATGGCCTATGACGCGATGTAACGATGCACGAGTAGGTCCCGACGGCGCCCTTTGGTTCGGTACCATGCAAAACAATGTTTTGCATGATGGGGGAAGTATTCCTGTCACTCAAAATCTGGGTGAGTTGTTATCTCTTGAAGTAAATGGCCAAATAAAAGTCTGGCACACTGACATTGGCATAGCCAATACTGTGGCCTGGTCTCCGTATGGTGATTCCTTCTACTTCGGGGACACACTCCGCAACGTGATCTATACCTGTGAGTTCGATCGCGATATAGGTCCTTCTACTCAGCCTGTGGCTTTTGCCAAGGACTTCCCTCGAGGCTTGCCCGATGGCTCTGCTGTAGATTCGCAGGGCTATCTATGGAACTGTCGATATGGCGGTAGCTCGATCGTGCGCTTCGCTCCCGATGGTTCGGTGGCAGAAGTCATCGAGGCTCCCATAAAGAATCCAACCACCTGCGCGTTTGGTGGTCCTGACCTTAAGACCCTCTATGTTACCTCGGCAATCGCTCCTGATATCGATGAGGGCGGGCTCGGCGGCGCGCTCTTCTGCATGCAGGTGGGGGTTGCTGGGCTTCCATCCAATCTATTTCGGCTATAA
- a CDS encoding aminotransferase class I/II-fold pyridoxal phosphate-dependent enzyme, with amino-acid sequence MSLLQIQKDYSALQQLGYKLDLTRGKPSSQQLDLSVELLDLPGRSDFFADDKTDTRNYGGLQGLPEARRLFTNLLGAPQEQIVIGNNASLALMHDHVAFALLKGTCDSSEPWSKQGEIAFLCPVPGYDRHFKICEDYGIRMIPIRLQEDGPDMDEVERLVASDSSIKGMWCIPKYSNPTGTVYSDSVVERLAGMKTAANDFRIFWDNAYGVHHLTEEKISIANILERCAAKGNPNRAFVFASTSKITFAGAGLSAVAASKENIQWLLTRLTPRTIGPDKINQLRHVRFLKDEVGIAALMEKHRQLLAPKFQAVLDVFEAELSNLKDVSWTTPKGGYFISLDVASGCAKRVVALAKDAGVVLTPAGATHPYGKDPEDRTIRIAPSFPGLAEVQQAAKAVALCVRLAAEEKLQSK; translated from the coding sequence ATGTCCTTGCTTCAGATTCAGAAAGATTATTCCGCTCTCCAACAACTTGGGTACAAGTTGGATTTGACGCGAGGAAAACCATCATCCCAGCAACTGGATCTCAGCGTAGAGCTTCTCGATCTTCCCGGCAGGTCTGATTTTTTTGCCGATGACAAGACCGATACCCGCAACTATGGCGGATTGCAAGGGCTGCCCGAGGCGCGTCGCTTATTTACAAACCTGTTGGGAGCCCCGCAGGAACAGATCGTCATCGGTAACAATGCCAGCCTCGCATTGATGCATGACCATGTTGCCTTTGCGCTCCTTAAAGGGACCTGTGATAGCTCCGAGCCATGGTCGAAGCAAGGTGAAATTGCCTTCCTTTGCCCAGTCCCCGGCTACGACCGGCACTTTAAAATCTGCGAGGACTACGGCATCCGGATGATTCCCATCCGTCTTCAGGAAGATGGGCCGGACATGGATGAAGTGGAGCGCTTGGTGGCTTCGGATTCGTCCATCAAAGGCATGTGGTGCATCCCCAAGTACAGCAACCCCACCGGCACGGTCTATTCCGATTCCGTGGTGGAGCGGCTGGCAGGTATGAAGACCGCTGCGAATGACTTCCGCATCTTCTGGGACAACGCCTATGGCGTGCATCACCTTACCGAAGAGAAGATTTCAATCGCCAATATTTTGGAGCGCTGCGCTGCAAAGGGAAATCCCAACCGGGCATTTGTGTTTGCGTCTACCTCTAAGATCACATTTGCCGGTGCCGGTCTTTCTGCCGTTGCTGCGTCCAAGGAGAACATCCAGTGGCTGTTGACGCGCTTGACTCCACGAACCATAGGGCCTGACAAGATCAATCAGTTGCGCCATGTGCGCTTCTTAAAGGACGAAGTAGGTATTGCAGCTCTGATGGAAAAGCACCGACAGCTTCTGGCCCCCAAATTCCAGGCTGTTCTGGATGTCTTCGAGGCCGAGCTATCGAACCTTAAAGATGTGTCGTGGACCACGCCCAAGGGAGGATATTTCATCAGCCTGGACGTTGCCTCGGGCTGTGCAAAGCGGGTTGTCGCGTTGGCTAAAGATGCTGGAGTCGTTCTGACGCCTGCTGGTGCAACCCATCCTTATGGAAAAGATCCTGAGGACCGGACCATTCGAATCGCACCGTCATTTCCTGGCCTCGCCGAGGTTCAGCAAGCGGCAAAGGCTGTGGCATTGTGCGTACGACTTGCTGCTGAAGAGAAGCTTCAAAGCAAGTAA
- a CDS encoding glutamine amidotransferase, with the protein MRKVLALVHLAFEDLGSLGTELSQAGYTIDYIDVCTADLRTIDPLAPDLLVILGGPIGVYEGEAYPFLHAEIDLIRSRLAENLPMIGICLGAQLIAAASGASVYPGRQGKEIGWAPIQAASDAARHPFFSELLVPELRVLHWHGDTFDLPANAQRLASTASYPNQAFVIGKHALGLQFHPEVMAQNLERWYVGHACELAHAGISVTQLREDSRIFAPRLEIAARRFWQNYLREMAT; encoded by the coding sequence TTGCGAAAAGTATTGGCGCTGGTTCATCTCGCATTCGAGGACCTTGGCTCGCTCGGCACAGAGCTGTCGCAGGCCGGTTACACCATTGACTACATCGATGTCTGTACTGCGGATCTGCGGACAATTGATCCTCTGGCACCCGATCTATTGGTCATTCTCGGCGGCCCAATCGGCGTCTATGAAGGTGAGGCTTATCCTTTCCTTCATGCAGAGATCGATTTGATACGCTCCCGTCTTGCAGAAAATTTGCCCATGATTGGCATCTGCCTCGGGGCTCAATTGATTGCGGCGGCCTCCGGAGCTTCGGTCTACCCGGGGAGGCAAGGCAAAGAAATTGGATGGGCTCCTATCCAGGCAGCGAGCGATGCTGCGCGCCACCCTTTTTTCTCGGAACTGCTCGTGCCTGAATTACGTGTGCTTCACTGGCATGGCGATACCTTTGACTTACCGGCCAATGCGCAACGACTCGCCAGCACGGCCTCCTATCCAAATCAGGCTTTCGTGATCGGAAAGCACGCATTGGGGCTTCAATTTCATCCGGAGGTCATGGCTCAAAATCTGGAGCGATGGTATGTAGGTCATGCATGCGAACTGGCTCATGCTGGCATCAGCGTCACCCAATTACGCGAAGACAGTCGAATCTTCGCCCCCCGACTAGAGATCGCGGCTCGTCGCTTTTGGCAAAACTATCTCAGGGAGATGGCTACTTAA
- a CDS encoding TIGR03435 family protein → MMTGWSAANHQKQLLLAIGGVTFALWSGVAGSISAQVPVTAPSFEVASVRSVPAGQGYTSISPSGNRRFSAKNASMKLLIELAFGINDDQIAGKKLEWIDSELYDIEAAPEGDVPLSYEELRLPLQHLLAQRFHLTFHREWKNLPGYVLVIAKGGSKLAASKESSASGYIFQNGIRSPSISMKSLAAMLAHPLGRPVLDKTELTGNYDIRLSFAPDGSTDSPLPSIFTAVQEQLGLKLEPQKVPVEMLVIDHLEKTPSAN, encoded by the coding sequence ATGATGACCGGATGGAGTGCAGCGAATCATCAGAAGCAACTTCTGTTAGCCATCGGCGGCGTAACTTTCGCATTATGGAGCGGAGTAGCCGGCTCGATTTCTGCGCAAGTGCCGGTGACTGCTCCCTCGTTCGAGGTAGCATCCGTGCGGTCGGTTCCAGCTGGGCAGGGATACACTTCGATCAGCCCATCGGGAAATAGACGATTTAGTGCAAAAAACGCCTCAATGAAGCTTCTGATTGAGCTAGCCTTTGGAATCAACGATGATCAAATCGCAGGGAAAAAGCTAGAGTGGATTGATTCGGAACTGTACGACATCGAAGCAGCGCCCGAGGGTGATGTTCCTCTGAGTTACGAAGAGTTGAGACTTCCCTTACAGCACCTTTTAGCGCAACGGTTCCACCTGACATTTCATCGCGAGTGGAAAAACTTGCCGGGTTACGTCTTGGTCATCGCCAAGGGTGGATCAAAACTCGCGGCGAGCAAGGAAAGCTCTGCGTCCGGATATATCTTCCAGAATGGAATACGAAGTCCAAGTATCTCTATGAAAAGTCTAGCTGCAATGCTGGCTCATCCATTAGGGAGACCTGTTCTCGATAAGACGGAGCTCACCGGCAACTATGACATTCGGCTGAGCTTCGCGCCGGATGGATCAACAGATTCTCCGCTTCCATCGATCTTTACAGCAGTACAGGAGCAATTGGGCCTGAAGCTGGAACCCCAAAAGGTGCCTGTGGAGATGCTGGTCATCGATCACCTTGAAAAAACACCGTCCGCAAACTAA
- a CDS encoding TonB-dependent receptor — translation MLVLMAALSTAIASEYHGVVISGDLPVPGATVTVMQGGKKFVAVTDLQGFYSFPTLVDGPATVNVEMTGYAQVKREIAVAPNAATDKWELQLLSLEQMRTTLKPVLSTGIAETPIQSEPKKTGEAPRQKGETAPASDEVAQRAAEGLLINGSVNNAATSQFTLAQRFGNTASGRALYNFSLNVRLNNSTFDAKSYSLTGIDTPKPDTSQITGGFALQGPLKIPGLLRNGPNIFVGYQRTRDSTAVTTPGLVPDIAERNGDFSQAVNAQGQPVVIYDPATGQPFPGNKIPINPQAQALLNLYPLPNFSGSTQYNYQIPLITDAHKDAFISTASKTIGRKDQITGTFAATSTRNSSTTLLGFVDTTDGLGMSSKINWAHTLNARLRINLGYQFSRQSTRLTPYWENRENISGNAGITGNDQTPTYWGPPTLNFSRGLTSLTDGQSSFIRNATNGVSYIMRWNHAAHNVSGGFDFRRQQFNYLSQANPRGTFNFTGAATAGNTTRGGSDVADFLLGIPDASNIGFGNADKYLRQSVYDAYLVDDWRVTPQLTLNVGARWEYGAPITELKGRLVNLDVVSGFSAIAPVLASDPVGTLTRQRYPTSLMRPDRNGIEPRIGMSWRPIPGSSMVVNAGYGVNYDTSVYQGIAIQMAQQAPLAKSLTVQNSAACPLTLANGFEPCSTTTAQTFGVDPNFRVGYVHTWDLKVQRDLPGSLQMVVTYLGIKGTRGVQEFLPNTNPLGAVNPCPSCPTGFEYMVSNGNSTRESGQIQLRRRLHSGFTASLLYTFSKSIDDDSALGGQGAVSDSSSSSGTETQSQTPATIAQDWRNLSGERGLSNFDQRHLLNVQVQYTTGMGMAGGSLMSGWRGRLYKEWTIQTQIIAGSGLPQTPIDSSVVVSGYSAFVRPSVTGESLYAAPPGLFLNPGAYKAPPLGQWGNARRNSITGPSQFSLDASMVRTFRLKPKVNLDLQIAATNVLNHVTYSTWQSSITSTQFGLPAAANSMRSLQTSLRLRF, via the coding sequence ATGCTTGTACTGATGGCAGCATTGAGCACAGCAATAGCTTCGGAGTACCACGGGGTTGTCATCTCCGGCGACCTGCCGGTACCGGGTGCGACAGTGACGGTCATGCAGGGTGGCAAGAAGTTCGTTGCAGTAACAGATCTGCAAGGCTTCTATTCCTTCCCTACCCTTGTCGATGGTCCGGCAACGGTCAACGTGGAGATGACAGGTTACGCGCAGGTCAAGCGAGAGATTGCAGTTGCGCCGAATGCTGCTACGGACAAGTGGGAGTTGCAGCTACTGTCATTGGAGCAGATGAGAACTACATTGAAACCTGTATTAAGTACGGGTATTGCGGAAACACCGATACAAAGCGAGCCAAAGAAGACAGGCGAAGCCCCCAGGCAGAAGGGCGAGACTGCCCCAGCCTCCGACGAGGTTGCGCAGCGCGCCGCAGAGGGATTGCTGATCAACGGTAGCGTGAATAATGCTGCAACTTCTCAGTTCACATTGGCACAGCGGTTTGGCAATACTGCCAGCGGGAGGGCTCTATATAACTTCAGCCTCAATGTAAGGCTCAACAACTCGACGTTTGACGCCAAATCATACTCACTAACGGGTATCGACACTCCCAAACCCGATACGAGTCAGATTACTGGAGGATTTGCATTACAGGGCCCCTTGAAGATTCCAGGGCTGCTACGCAATGGACCTAATATTTTTGTGGGATACCAACGAACACGCGATAGTACCGCCGTTACAACGCCAGGTTTGGTACCGGACATAGCGGAGCGGAATGGAGACTTCTCCCAGGCCGTAAATGCACAGGGTCAGCCAGTTGTGATCTACGATCCAGCGACAGGACAACCGTTTCCTGGCAACAAAATCCCCATCAACCCACAGGCACAGGCGTTGCTCAATCTCTATCCTCTGCCGAACTTCAGCGGAAGCACGCAGTACAACTACCAGATTCCGCTTATAACGGATGCGCACAAAGACGCATTCATCTCAACTGCAAGCAAAACCATCGGACGCAAGGATCAAATTACTGGCACCTTTGCTGCGACGAGTACGCGTAACAGCAGCACCACTTTGCTGGGTTTTGTAGACACCACCGACGGGCTGGGAATGAGCAGCAAGATCAATTGGGCACATACCTTGAATGCTCGCCTGCGAATCAATCTTGGCTATCAGTTCAGCCGACAGTCCACGCGTCTGACGCCATACTGGGAGAACCGCGAAAATATCTCAGGCAACGCAGGCATTACGGGTAACGATCAGACGCCGACGTACTGGGGACCTCCGACGCTCAACTTTTCTCGCGGCCTAACATCGCTAACCGATGGCCAAAGCTCATTCATCCGCAATGCCACTAATGGCGTCTCTTACATCATGAGATGGAACCACGCAGCTCACAATGTCTCTGGTGGATTCGATTTTCGGCGTCAGCAGTTTAATTATCTGTCCCAGGCAAACCCTCGCGGCACCTTCAACTTTACCGGCGCTGCCACTGCGGGCAACACGACTAGGGGAGGATCGGATGTTGCAGATTTTCTGCTGGGGATTCCCGACGCAAGCAACATCGGATTCGGAAACGCGGATAAATATCTGCGCCAATCTGTCTATGACGCTTATCTAGTCGACGATTGGAGAGTAACTCCACAACTTACGCTCAATGTCGGTGCGCGTTGGGAATATGGTGCGCCGATAACAGAGTTGAAGGGGCGTCTGGTTAATCTGGATGTTGTTTCAGGATTCTCAGCGATCGCGCCCGTACTCGCAAGTGATCCGGTAGGAACATTGACGAGGCAGCGCTATCCAACATCGTTGATGCGTCCAGATCGCAATGGCATAGAGCCTAGAATCGGAATGTCATGGCGCCCGATTCCGGGGTCATCGATGGTAGTCAATGCAGGATATGGTGTGAACTATGACACCTCCGTCTACCAGGGGATCGCAATCCAGATGGCACAACAGGCACCGCTTGCCAAAAGCCTGACGGTGCAAAACAGCGCAGCCTGTCCATTAACGCTGGCAAATGGCTTTGAGCCGTGCTCCACGACAACAGCACAGACCTTCGGTGTCGATCCAAACTTTCGCGTGGGCTATGTGCATACATGGGACCTGAAGGTGCAGCGGGATCTACCGGGATCGCTGCAGATGGTCGTCACCTATCTGGGCATCAAAGGAACGCGCGGTGTGCAGGAATTTCTACCCAACACCAACCCTTTGGGAGCGGTGAATCCATGCCCGAGCTGTCCCACGGGATTTGAGTACATGGTCTCAAATGGTAACTCCACGCGCGAATCGGGACAGATCCAGTTGCGACGACGGCTGCACAGCGGCTTTACCGCATCCTTGCTGTACACCTTTTCAAAGTCGATCGACGACGATTCTGCGCTCGGCGGACAAGGGGCCGTGAGCGATAGTTCAAGCAGTTCAGGCACAGAAACACAATCGCAAACTCCTGCTACGATCGCGCAAGATTGGCGCAACTTAAGCGGTGAACGCGGGCTCTCGAACTTCGATCAGCGTCATCTGCTCAATGTACAAGTGCAATATACGACTGGAATGGGCATGGCCGGAGGATCGCTGATGAGCGGGTGGAGAGGCAGGCTCTACAAAGAATGGACTATACAAACGCAGATCATTGCAGGCAGCGGCCTGCCGCAGACTCCCATTGATTCTTCAGTCGTGGTCTCTGGCTATTCGGCCTTCGTTCGACCGAGCGTGACGGGAGAGTCGCTCTATGCTGCGCCTCCAG